The genomic window GCTAGAATTATCACGATGAATGGCGAGCAAGTGATAGAGGAAGGAACCATTTTAGTAGAAAACAATAAAATTAAAGCTATTGGAAAGATTGATGAAGTACCAATTCCGGCAGATATTAAAGTGGTTGATGTTACTGGAAAAACCATTATGCCAGGTATAGTTGATGTGCATGCGCATTTAAGAACCAGCCCCGATGGAATTAGCCCGCAACAAGATTGGTCGTATTTGGCTAATTTAAGTTTTGGGGTAACTACATCGCACGATCCGTCTAGCAACACAGAAATGGTATTTAGTCAGGCAGAAATGCTAAAAGCCGGAAGAATGGTTGGCCCACGTTTGTACTCTACCGGTTCTATTTTATACGGTGCCGATGGCGATTTTAAAGTAACAATTAATAGTTTAGATGATGCACTTTCGCATTTACGTCGTTTAAAAGCAGTAGGTGCATTTTCGGTAAAATCGTACAACCAACCACGTAGAGACCAACGCCAACAGATTTTAGAGGCTGCCCGTCAGTTAAAAATGGAAGTAGTTCCAGAAGGTGGTTCAACATTTTTTCATAACATGACACAGGTTGCTGATGGACATACAGGCATTGAGCACAGCATTCCAGTAGCACCAGCTTACAAAGATGTAGTGAGTTTTTGGAACAACACCAAGGTGGCCTACACTCCTACTTTAATTGTAGCTTATGGTGGCCAATGGGGCGAAAATTATTGGTACGATAGAACCAACGTTTGGGAAAACGAACGCTTGCTGAATTTTACACCAAGAGCAATTATCGACTCGAGAGCTAGACGCCGAACAACTTCGGAATACGGAGATTACGGACACATAGAAGTAGCCAAAGCGACTAAAACCATTGCCGATGGCGGTACAAAAGTGAACTTAGGTGCTCACGGCCAAATACAAGGTTTGGGCGCACATTGGGAGTTGTGGATGTTTGTACAAGGCGGCATGTCGCCGTTACAAGCCATTAAAGCTGCTACTTTAAATGGTGCGGAGTATTTAGGAATGGGCAAAGAATTAGGCTCTTTAGAAGTGGGCAAACTAGCCGATTTAATTATTATGGAAGATAATCCTTTAGAGGACATCAGAAATTCTGAAAAAATTAAATATGTAATGATTAACGGTAGAATTTATGACAGCATGACCATGAACGAAACCTACAGCAGAGAGAAAATGAGACCAAAATTATGGTTCGAAATGGATAAAGGTGTGGCGTTTTCTTTACCATACAAAACAGCAGAAACCTGGACGTTTACTGTTCCAAACTGCGATTAAACATCACATTCTTAATCGAATGACAAACAAAAGCTCCAGCATTAATTTACTGGAGCTTTTGTTTTTAAGCGGCCATGCTCCTTGGCATTCTCGTTGTTTTAGTTTGTATCTTACAGCAATAATTTACTTGCCAAACCCAGCAATAAGAAAAATCCAAAAACGTCGGTAAAGGTAGTAATGATGATCGAAGACGCAATGGCTGGGTCGATACCAATGCGTTTAAGCATCAATGGAATGGCCGAACCAGTAATTCCAGCAACAATTAAGTTTCCTGTCATCGCTAAAAATATAACTACACCGAGCATCAAATTAGCATCAAAAAAGTAGGCTACTACCAGCACAATTACGCCAGTAACGGCTCCATTAATCATACCAACAGTAAATTCCTTTAAAACTGTTCTATAAGCTTGTCGATCTGTTAAATCAAATAAGGAAATGCGTCGAACAGTTACCGCTAATGATTGTGTGGCAGCATTTCCGCCCATTCCTGCAATAATGGTCATGTACGCGGACAAAACGTCTAATTTATCTAACGTTTCATTAAAATACCGTATTACAGAAGAAGCTAAAAATGCCGTCCCCAAATTAATAATTAACCAAGGCAGACGAGATTTCACGGCATCAATCCAATTACCAGCCAATTCCTCATCTTCCGAAACCCCCGATATTTTCAAGATATCCTCGGTGTTCTCATCTTCCAAAACATCAATTACGTCATCAAAAGTTACTCGGCCCAATAATTTCATTTGGTCATCAACAACGGGAATACTGGTTAAATTATACTGAGAAAGCAATTTTGCTACCTCTTCTTGGTCGGTATCTACTGTAACATACACGGCATCTGGGTTTACCATATCGGTAATCTTTACATTTCCTTTTGCCTTGATGATATCTTTTAATGATAAGATGCCTCTAAAAACATCTTCTTCATCCACTACAAAAACGGTATAAAACTCTTCAATTTCTTCGCTCTGCCTAATAATTTCGTCAATCGCATCTTTCTTGGTCAAATCAATATTAACCTTAATCATCTGCGTATTCATTAAACCACCGGCCGTTTCTTCGTGGTAGCTTAATAAATTCCTGATACTTTCGGCATCATGGGCACTTAAATCCTCTAAAATCTCTTGCTGCTCATCTTCATCTAGTAGCGAAATAATATCCGTAGCATCATCATAATCCAGTTCTTCTACAATTTCCGTACGTTTATCCGGGTGCAATTGTATCAAAAGCTCTTCGGGATGTGCTTCTTCGCTCATCTCGGCAATAACTTCCGAAGCTTTTTCTACTTCCAATAAATTGATGATCCGTTGCCTATCTTCAGCATTGATATTCTCGAACAGGATAGCAATTTCCGAAGCATGATACCCAGCTAAAGTCTCAGCTAGTAGCTGGTCATCGCCTTCTATTGCTTTCCTTAGTTTAGAAAGGTCTGTTTTATCTAATTCAAATGATTGCATGTAGATGTTTGTTAAGGATTAGATGTTGATATAAGTGATGCTCAAAGATACTGCTACAGCAATACCAAAACTCAATAAAGTACCTATTAAAACGTATTCGGTAAGCTTCAGTTCGTTTCCTTCTTTTAAATCGCCAAACCTAAAAATAGATTTTGCCGCCAAAAGAAAACCCACGGCTTCTAAATGATTAGTAAGCACAAAAATGTAAATCAGCAATCTTTCTAAAATACCAATAAATTTTCCAGCATTTTGCAGCGAAATAGAGCCTTTACTAGGAATAAACCTATTAATTAACACTTTAATTATAATGGCCGTAGGCGATGTAAGCAGCAGCCCACCTAAAACATACAACCAAAATTTGGTATTTTCAGCAAAGCTGAAATCAATACTTGCACCATCGTAAAAAACCAACCAGCAAACTACAATTACGGCAATATGTAATGCTTGGTCGGTAAAAAACCATATCCTTTTGGTTTTCGCTTTTTGGAACAATAACTTGGCAGCATCTATCAGATAGTGCGTAACACCAATAATCAAAGCCTGTTTCCAAACATCAAATGAGAAAAAGACAATGAATACCAACACTATATGTAAAGCTATGTGTAGGTAAAGTTTACCAGACTTTAATTTAATCTGTTCTTTTTCTGCAACCCATTTATCTGGCTGAAGAAAAAAATCGCCAAGTAGATGAGCCAAAAGAAACTTAATTAATGCTATTTCCATTATTTAAAGGTTTTGGTAACCAACAATCTGTATTTTTTCTCTAACTCCATTATTTCAGAGAAATGTGCTCTTTTAAGCGCTTCGCTGATAGAAGATTGGCTTCTACCCGAAATTTTTGCAATCTTGTCTTGGTTTTCGTTCTGGTTTTCGATAGTTTGTTTCACTACTTCAGAAGCTATTGGGCTCCAATTATCCATTGCAATTAACGCCAGTTTAAAGTACAGGTTCATGTCTTCATCAAACTTAACCGATGGGCTTTTTATGGCTAGATTTACTTTACTGCTCTTTAAACCATCAAAGCCCTCTCCCGAGTTAACGTAAGCCTCTCCATTAGCTTCAGTTACCTTATTTGTAGTTACTTTAGATTTTTTACCTAAACCAATACTTAACCTAACATCAGCACCTTTAATAGTTCTCATACAAGCTTTAAGATACACAGATATGAGTAAAGCTTGTTGCGATGGCAATTCGATTTGAAAGCTATCTCCCCTAAAAATTTCCCACTTGGTATTTTTTTGAGGCAAAGCCGATAAAGCTTCTTTTAAAGTATCTATCCAAAGGGATGGCAACTCTCTCGAATTAACAATGTCTCCTGTAATTACTGCAATCATAAAACTAATATCGGCAAAAAAGCCGATAAATCAAATTATCGGCTAAATACCCGATAATCATAAATATCGGCTAAACACCCGATAATTATGATAGCTTCACTTCACACAGTGTTTACTTTCGATAGAAAACAGCTTTAAAGGCTATATTAAAAATCATTTTCTAGAGAAATACATGGTAATTGTTAGTAAATTAGCGGCATGTTAATCACAATTAAAGGCCATCACATTTGTTTGTAAAATTCCATTTTCTGCTCATAAAATGATGTTCAAATAAACTTCCTTTATTAATAATGTACCTATCTTTGATTATCATCAAATAAAGAGCTAGCATGTCGGTAAAAAAAATCTCAAAAAAAGGAAATGTTCTCACTATAGATATTGGTGGAACAAACATTAAGGCCTGCATATTAAATGACAATGGCAAAATCATTACCGATTACGTTTCAGAATCTACACCAAAAAACGCTGGTCCTGATGATGTAATTGCAACAATTAAAAAGCTAACTACTGATTTAAAAGACTTTGAAAAAGTTTCTGTGGGTTTTCCGGGGTATGTTAGAGATGGCGTAGTACAAACGGCACCCAATTTGGGCGAAAACCAATGGTCTAACGTAGACTTGGCAGATCAAATTAGTGCTTTATTTAGCAAACCTGTTAGACTTGTTAATGATGCGGACTTACAAGGTTTAGGCATTGTAAAAGGTAAGGGCTTAGAAATTGTTTTCACTTTAGGCACTGGTTTTGGCACTGCACTGCTTTTTGATGGAGATTTACTACCCCACTTTGAGCTAGCACACTTGCCTATTACCAAAGGAGAAAGTTACGATGAATACATCGGTAAAGTTGGTTTCGAAAAAGTAGGTAAAGAAAAATGGAACAAAAGACTGAAATATATCATAGAGATCTATAAAACTGTTTTTAACTACGATGTACTTTACATTGGCGGCGGAAACTCTGCCAATATTAATTTTAAACTAGACCATAATATCAAAATTGTATCGAACCAAGACGGCATTAAGGGTGGTTCCAAACTTTGGAAAGTTAAAGAGAAGTTTTTGGTTTGCACCAACTTATACGAATAAAATCTATCACAACCTATAAATTATTTTGTTAAATCACGATAAAAATGAGTATCAACAACACTGAAAAAAGCTACAGTTTCGGCATGATTGGTTTAGGAACCATGGGCAGAAACCTTCTATTAAATATGGCCGATCACGGTTTTTCTGTAACCGGACACGACAAGAGCGAGAAAATGCTTGCTTTATTAGAAGAAGAAGGTAAGGCACACCACCTAAAAGGATTTGCTAAAGTAGAAGATTTTATTGACAGCTTAACCTCTCCAAAAACCATCATTTTATTAGTACCAGCTGGCAAAATTGTAGATGATGTGATTACCGAAATTACGCCGTTGTTAAGCGAAGGCGATATCATTATTGACAGTGGAAACTCTTATTATACTGATACAACCAGAAGATCTCAGGAATTGAAAGCAAAAGGTTTGCACTTCTTCGGGATGGGAATTTCTGGTGGCGAAGAAGGTGCTCGTTTTGGACCTAGCTTAATGCCAGGCGGCGATAAAGCTGCTTATAGCGTAGTTAAAGATTTATTAGAGGCCGTTGCTGCAAAAGTAAACGGTGAGCCTTGTGTAGCTTATATTGGCCCTGGCGCTGCTGGTCACTTTGTTAAAATGACACACAATGGAATTGAGTATGCCATTATGCAGCTGTTGGCTGAGACCTATGATATCCTTAAAAATGGTTTAGGTTATGATAATGCTCAAATACAACAGGTATTCGAAAGATGGAACAACGGTCGTTTGAAATCATTTTTAATGGAAATTACGAAAGATGTATTTTTATTTAAGGATGAAAAAACTGGCAACTTGCTAGTAGATGAAATTAAAGATCAGGCTAAATCTAAAGGTACTGGAAAATGGACTTCGCAAATTGCGATGGATTTAGAAGTTCCTTTAAACACCATTGATGCCTCTGTAGCTGGAAGAAATCTTTCTAAATTGAAAGATTTACGAGTGGAATTGGAGGGTTCGTTTGGTAAAGCTGCTCCAATTGAAAACGCAGCAGGTTTTGAAGCGCAGTTAGAAGAAGCATTTTACTTCGCCATGGTTTCTGCTTATGCACAAGGAATGCACATGCTATGGAAAGCTTCTGCAGAATATGGTTATGAATTGAATATGGCAGAAATCGCCAAAATTTGGAGAGGTGGCTGTATTATTCGTGCAGAGTTTTTACAAGATATCTATGAGGCTTACCAAAAGAATACTGATTTACAGCACTTGTACCAAGATGCTGCTATCCAACAAAAGCTAAAAGCTGGGCTAAAAGATACCAGAAAGGTAATTGCTTCGGCTATTAGTGCTGGTATAGCCGTGCCTTGCTATGCGGCTGCAATCACTTATTTCGACACCTTAAAAACAGGTAGAATGCCATCAAATTTAATCCAAGCACAACGTGATTATTTTGGAGCACATACTTTTGAGCGTATTGATAGCGAAGGTGTGTTTCACGCAGAATGGAATAAATTAAGTTAAAAGTAAAAATTCAAAAGTTAAAAACGAACTAGCCACAGATGCACAAATGATTTCTTTAAAAATTTGATAATCTGTGCATCTGTGGCAAAAAATAAAGCATAAAAGCGAGCTTTAAAAAGATGAAAAAGTCAAGTAAACTTAATCCAACCATATTTGTAATATTTGGCGGCACAGGCGATTTGAACAAACGCAAATTGGCGCCAGCCTTATACAATTTATACACCGAGGGCTATATGCCTTCTAAATTTGCCATTATTGGAACTGGCCGTACTGCCTTTACCGATGAAAAATATCAAAAAGAGCTGTTAAATAGCGTTAATGAGTTTTCTAGAAATGGAAAAGTTAAAAAAGATAAATGGGAGGTGTTCAGTCAAAATATTCACTACAGCTCTATAGATGTAAAATCACAAGAAACTTTTGAAAATCTGAAGGCAGAAATTGAAAAATACCAAGCAGATTTTGGAGAAAACACCCAAGTAATCTTCTACTTAGCAGTAGCCCCTAACCTATTTCCTTTAATTGCGCAGTGCTTACACAAATACAAACTTACCGGTAACGAAGACAATTGCCGAATTGTAATAGAAAAACCTTTTGGTCATGATTTAGATAGCGCTAAAGAGTTAAACTTATTGCTTAGCGGCATTTTTACCGAAAAGCAAATTTACCGTATTGACCACTATTTAGGTAAAGAAACCGTTCAAAATATGATGGCCTTCCGCTTTGCCAACTCATTATTTGAGCCATTGTGGAACAGAAACTACATTGAACATATTCAGATTTCGGTAACGGAACAATTAGGCGTTGGCGATAGAGGTGGTTATTATGAAGGTGCAGGTGCCTTGCGTGATATGATTCAAAATCACTTGTTACAATTATTATCTATTGTGGCAATGGAAGCTCCTATTTCTTTCAATGCCGATGAAATTAGAGATAGAAAAGTGGAGGTACTGAGGGCTGTTCGTCCGTTTAAACCAGAAGAAATTAGCGGGCATGCCGTTCGTGGCCAATATAGTAAAGGCTGGGTTGAAGGTAAAGAAGTACCAGGTTACCGAACCGAAAAAGGTGTAGATGCACATTCTAACACAGAAACTTTTGCCGCCATGAAATTCTTTATCGATAACTGGCGCTGGCAAGGCATACCTTTCTACTTACGTACTGGTAAAAGAATGAACCAAACTTCATCTATTATTACCATACAGTTTAAAGATGTTCCGCATCATATTTTCTCTAACAACGTAGCCGAAACTTGGCAGCAAAACAGGTTAATCATCAGCATACAGCCAGAGGCAAGTATAAGGTTGCAAGTACAATCTAAACGCCCTGGATTAGACATGGTGCTTAACCCGGTAGATATGGTGTTTAACTACAAAGGCACTTACGAGAACGACTCGCCAGAGGCTTACGAAACTTTATTGCTAGATGCCATGACAGGCGACCAAACCTTGTTTATGCGTGGAGATCAAGTAGAAGCTGCTTGGGAACTGGTAATGCCAATTATCCATAGTTGGGAAAATAAAAAATCGTTAAGTTTCCCTAACTACGCAGCAGATAGCTGGGGCCCAGAAGAAGCCGAAGCTTTGATTGCCAGAGATGGTTTCCATTGGTTTACTTTGCCTATTAAAGATTAAAGAAGTTAAAGGTTAAGAGTTATGAGTTGAAAGTCTGTAATTCAGGCTCGATACTCATATCTCAATACTCATATCTAAGAATAAATGAAACTAAACATATTCAGTAATCAGACAGAATTAAACGAGCAATTAGCACAATACGTAATTACGGTTGCTAAAAAAGCTATTGCAGAAAAAAAACGTTTTGATTTTGTATTAACTGGCGGAAGCTCGCCAAAAGGATTATACCAACTTTTATCAACCACTTATAAAGATCAAATAGATTGGAATAAAACCTATTTCTTTTTCGGCGATGAAAGAACAGTATTTCCTTTTGAGAAAGATTATAACGGTTTAATGGCTAAAGAAAGCTTTTTCGATAATTTAGAGCTGCAAGACGGACATATCTTTTATGTAGATACCAATTTATCTCCAGAAGAAGCTGCTGCCAATTACAAGCAGAAATTAGATGAACATTTTGCTGGCGCTCCTATCATTTTCGATTTGATATTATTGGGTATGGGCGATGACGCACATACTGCTTCTATTTTTCCGCACACTACATTGGTAAATAATCAAGAAGCCACAGTAGCCAGTGTTTGGGTAGAGAAATTACACACCAATAGAGTAAGTTTAACTGCTCCATTAATTAACCAAGCTAAGCACGTGGTATTTATCACGTTTGGAGCAAACAAAGCTACAGCATTACATAATGTATTAGGCGATACGCAAGATTTCGCAAATTATCCATCTCAACTAATTAAACCAGTAAACGGCGATTTACAATGGTTTGTTGATGAAGCGGCTACAAGCTTGTTAAAGTAAAACAGCTTAATTACACTTTCGAGGTAAGATTTGTAAAGTTTCTTACCTCGAAAGATCATTGCTTCATAAAGTTCATTTCGCTTCCACGAAATATATTCTTTTCAGAACTTTATTCTTATGCACAAGAATAAATGCATATCATTTTATTCCCTGTTTTTAACAAACCGCTTTATCTTTTGATCTGGATTTGATAGCCGCTGTGGTTTTCATACCAATCACATTCATTTTTTAAGAGGTAGATCTAATTTCCTTTCTACAACAATTATGAAAATTTTGATGGTATGGTATTGGTTTGCCAAAAGTATCCTTATATTTTTTAGTAAAGCTAAATGTGAAGAAAATATAAATGATGCCCATGCTTTTTAAAACCTGAAAACACCAAAAATAAAAAAGGGCCAAGAAACTAGTTCCTGACCCTACATCTACCTATGAAAAACATACCCCCGAAAGGGTAAGCCCAAATGTAAAAACAATTTTTCAATATTCCGAACTTTTACAAGAAAATATTCTAAATATTTTTGTTTTACGTACAAACCTCATTGATTATCAGGTTAAATACGTTTTTAGCATTAAAATAAATATTTAGTGCTGAGGAAATTTGAGTTGTGCCCATCAATAATTTCGTTAAGCAAACGCTTGTTACTATCATTTAATTTAGTTGCCACTAGAGATCTTATAGAAAAAGAACGTAAAGCATCTACCACAGACAGAGTTCCTTCTGCACTATCTTTTCTACCAGTAAAAGGAAAAACATCTGGCCCGCGTTGGCATTGGCAGTTGATGTTTACACGACTAACCTGATTTACAATTGGATCAATCAACGCAGCAACTTCCTCATGATCCTCACTAAAGATACTCACTTGTTGCCCGTGGGTAGATTCTATTAAGTAGTTGATAGGTTCTTCAATATCATCAAAAGTAACAACTGGAATAACTGGGCCAAACTGTTCTTCGGTGTACAGCTTCATTTCTTTAGTCACGGGATAAACAATTGCAGGGAACACGAATGATTCCTTTGTTTGTCCACCATTTTTGTTGACCACCTGTGCACCTTTGGCTATGGCATCATCAATCACTTCTTTTAAGTAAGCTGGTTTTTGTGGTTCTGGCAGCGGTGTCAACGAAACACCGTCTTCCCAAGGCATACCAAATTTCAGCTTTGCTACTTCTTCAGAAAGCTCTTTAACAAAAGTATCTACATGTTTTTTATGAACAAAAATGATTTTTAAAGCAGTACAACGTTGTCCATTGAAAGAAAGTGATCCTAAAACCGTTTCTTTAACTGCAAGCTTTAAATCGGCATTTGCTGTAATAATAGCGGCATTCTTGGCATCTAAACCTAAAATGGCACGCAAGCGGTTTACCTTAGGATGCATTTTCTTTAACTGATCGGCTACTTTACTAGAACCAATTAAAGTTAACACGTTGATTTTTCCAGATTCCATTAAGCCTGGTATGATTTTATTACCACGCCCATAAATGGTATTTACCACACCTTTAGGAAAGTTATCTCTAAATGCTTTTAATAACGGATAAAACAATAGCGTACCATGTTTAGGTGGTTTAAACAAAATGGTATTTCCCATAATTAATGCAGGGATTAGCGTGGTAAAGGTTTCGTTTAATGGGTAATTAAATGGCCCCATACAAAGTACAACACCCAGCGGCGAACGACGAATTTGCGCTACAATACCTTGTTCAATAGTGAAACCTGCAGATTGCCTATCTATATCTTTCAAGGCATCGATAGTAGCATTAATGTATTCGATGGTTCTGTCGAATTCTTTTACTGAATCTCCGTAAGTCTTCCCTATCTCCCACATGATCAGTTTTACTACTTCTTGCTTCTTCTCGATAATATCTCGAGTAAACTTTTCTACACACTCAATACGTTGTGCTACGCTCATGGTTGGCCACTCTCCTCTTCCATTATTATAAGCAGAAACAGCAGCATCTAATGCAATTTGAGCTTCCTTTTCGCCACAAAGTGGATAAGTGCCTATTAGCTTTCGTTCTAAGCCGTTGGTGGTTTTAATACAAACTGGAGATAGCACGGTGTGCACCTCGCCAGACCAAGTTAACATGTCGCCATTAGATAGGTAACTACGCTGATCTAATGGCTCATCCAGTGCATACGCTGCAGGGATGTCTGCTTCTTTAGGAAACAGATTTTCTAGGTTTAGGGACATTTTTGTTTAATTTATTTACTTAGTTTATAGATTTAGTAGATTTTATATTTAATAATATATCCCCTCTAGTTTAAAGAGAGGATATATTTATTGTTAAAGCTTTATCACAGCCATTTTTGGCACTAAGGCTTTCATCACTGCCCAAGCAATTAAATAAGCTATGGCACAAAATGAGAAGATGATAAAATAACCTGCTTCAATCCCTTGAAAGCCCATAAATTTCATTTGCGTTTGCGCAGAATAATCGAACAACAAACCTGATGATTTATTGATAATTGTTGCGCCAATACCACCTGCTAAGCCTCCAATACCCGTAATGGTTGCAATGGCTGATTTAGGGAAACTATCGCCAATGGTGGAGAAAATATTAGCCGACCAAGATTGGTGTGCGGCACCCGCAATACCGATAATAATTACTGGGATCCAATATGAAATATGTCCTAATGGTTGAGTTAATAAGGCTAATAATGGAAAAAATGCAAAAATTAACATGGCTCTCATACGGCCTTCATACGGGTTCATTTTTTTCTTGTCTACAAAGAAAGTTGGTAACCATCCACCGAAAATAGATAACAAAGTAATCGCATATAAAATGAAAATAGCCAGCTGTCCTTCTGTATCAGATGATTTGATGTTATAAACTTCTGATAGGTAAGCTGGCATCCAGAATAGGTAAAACCACCAAACACCATCGGTCATGAATTTACCAAAAACAAAAGCCCACGTTTGTTTGTAGCTAAAAGCTTTTGCAAAAGACATTTTTTCTTGCACTAATGGCTCGCCCACAACTTCTTCTATTTTATCATCTTGATTGATATAAGCCAGTTCTTGGGCGTTAACTTTAGGATTATGTTCTGGCTTTTTATAGTAAAATACCCAAAAGCCCATCCAAACAAAACCTAAAGCACCAATGATAATGAAAGACATTTCCCATCCATAATATTTTGCAATTACCGGAATAGTTATCGGTGCTGCTAATGCACCAATGGTTGCGCCAGCGTTGAAAATACTGGTTGCTAAGGCTCTATCTTTCTTAGGAAAATATTCTGCAGTAGCCTTAATGGCTGCTGGAAAGTTACCAGCCTCTCCTACTGCAAGCACAAATCGAGCGAAGATGAATAAGGTTACACTAACGTTGATGATTAAAGCAACATCATTTACCTGCTCAATAGCATGTTTAGCACCTTCAAAACCTACAAACCAATTTCCAGTAATAATACCTGAGGTTGCAATACCACAAAACGCATGTAAGACGGCACCTACAGACCAAATACCAATAGCCCAAAGGAAACCTTTCTTGGTATCCATCCAATCTACAAACCGACCAGCCAACAGCATACTTACTGCATAAAAAATAGAAAACAAGGCGGTAATATTACCATAATCGTTGTTTGTCCAATGAAATTCTGGACTGATAAAATCTTTCCAGGTTAAAGAAAGTACTTGTCTATCTAGGTAATTAATTGTTGTAGCAAAAAACAGAAGCGAACAAATGGTCCATCTGTACTTGCTTTGCTTGGTTTGGTTCATATTTTTGGTTTATTTAATTTGGTTAATTGTGTGATTTGGTTAATTGGTTAATGGTTGATAGTCATGATGCTAACTGAAAACCGTTAACTGTAAATTAACCTCTTACCTTATTAATAATTTCAAAAGTCTGTTTAGTTAATGATTCGATTTTCTCGTAATCTTTTTGTTCGATGATTGGCTTACTTACCAACTTGCTGCCCATACCTACCGCACACACACCAGCTTTAAACCAGCTAGCAATGTTGTGTTCTTCAATTTCTACTCCGCCAGTTGGCACAAATAGTTGACCTTGGAATAATTCTCTGATTGACGAAAGGAAATCTGGACCTAAAATATTTGCAGGAAACAATTTGATGATGCCTGCGTTGTGTTGCTGTGCCAAATCAATCTCGGTTGGGGTCATACATCCTGGTATCCACAGCAAACCTGCTTCGTGAGTGACCTTTGCTACATCTGGATTTACAATTGGGCAAACGATAAAATCAGCGCCAGCATCTAAAAATGCTTTAGCTTGTTCCTCAGTTTTGATAGTACCAATACCTAGGAACAAATCTTGCATTTCGGTTTTAAGTGCTTCTTTAAAAATTTTGAAGTTCTCTAATGCTGCTGCACCTCTGTTGGTGTATTCGAAAACACGAACGCCACCTTTGTATAATGCTCTAATTATTTCTAAACTCACTTGAGCATCTTCATAATAAAATAGTGGCAATAAACCTTGTTTTTGTATGGCTTGTATAGCTGTTTCTTTATTTTTAGTCATTTTGATTTTGGGCAATGGTTTGGTGAACGTCTTGAACAGTTGCAGTGGTACAATCGCTTGGAATGTACAATTTGTTGTAGGCAGCGCCAGTGGCGAAATCTAAAATTTGCTGAGGCTCGTGCTCA from Pedobacter sp. SL55 includes these protein-coding regions:
- a CDS encoding NADP-dependent glyceraldehyde-3-phosphate dehydrogenase — encoded protein: MSLNLENLFPKEADIPAAYALDEPLDQRSYLSNGDMLTWSGEVHTVLSPVCIKTTNGLERKLIGTYPLCGEKEAQIALDAAVSAYNNGRGEWPTMSVAQRIECVEKFTRDIIEKKQEVVKLIMWEIGKTYGDSVKEFDRTIEYINATIDALKDIDRQSAGFTIEQGIVAQIRRSPLGVVLCMGPFNYPLNETFTTLIPALIMGNTILFKPPKHGTLLFYPLLKAFRDNFPKGVVNTIYGRGNKIIPGLMESGKINVLTLIGSSKVADQLKKMHPKVNRLRAILGLDAKNAAIITANADLKLAVKETVLGSLSFNGQRCTALKIIFVHKKHVDTFVKELSEEVAKLKFGMPWEDGVSLTPLPEPQKPAYLKEVIDDAIAKGAQVVNKNGGQTKESFVFPAIVYPVTKEMKLYTEEQFGPVIPVVTFDDIEEPINYLIESTHGQQVSIFSEDHEEVAALIDPIVNQVSRVNINCQCQRGPDVFPFTGRKDSAEGTLSVVDALRSFSIRSLVATKLNDSNKRLLNEIIDGHNSNFLSTKYLF
- a CDS encoding MFS transporter; amino-acid sequence: MNQTKQSKYRWTICSLLFFATTINYLDRQVLSLTWKDFISPEFHWTNNDYGNITALFSIFYAVSMLLAGRFVDWMDTKKGFLWAIGIWSVGAVLHAFCGIATSGIITGNWFVGFEGAKHAIEQVNDVALIINVSVTLFIFARFVLAVGEAGNFPAAIKATAEYFPKKDRALATSIFNAGATIGALAAPITIPVIAKYYGWEMSFIIIGALGFVWMGFWVFYYKKPEHNPKVNAQELAYINQDDKIEEVVGEPLVQEKMSFAKAFSYKQTWAFVFGKFMTDGVWWFYLFWMPAYLSEVYNIKSSDTEGQLAIFILYAITLLSIFGGWLPTFFVDKKKMNPYEGRMRAMLIFAFFPLLALLTQPLGHISYWIPVIIIGIAGAAHQSWSANIFSTIGDSFPKSAIATITGIGGLAGGIGATIINKSSGLLFDYSAQTQMKFMGFQGIEAGYFIIFSFCAIAYLIAWAVMKALVPKMAVIKL
- a CDS encoding bifunctional 4-hydroxy-2-oxoglutarate aldolase/2-dehydro-3-deoxy-phosphogluconate aldolase; amino-acid sequence: MTKNKETAIQAIQKQGLLPLFYYEDAQVSLEIIRALYKGGVRVFEYTNRGAAALENFKIFKEALKTEMQDLFLGIGTIKTEEQAKAFLDAGADFIVCPIVNPDVAKVTHEAGLLWIPGCMTPTEIDLAQQHNAGIIKLFPANILGPDFLSSIRELFQGQLFVPTGGVEIEEHNIASWFKAGVCAVGMGSKLVSKPIIEQKDYEKIESLTKQTFEIINKVRG